The Antedon mediterranea chromosome 11, ecAntMedi1.1, whole genome shotgun sequence genome window below encodes:
- the LOC140063083 gene encoding uncharacterized protein: MDGYTSDKVKVKSGVRQGTVLGPLMFLLYINDITENITSKMKLFADDLIKISNRKNNQQYLGVELTHNLTWGAHIDKITKTANDTLNMLRRNFHNCPVEIKNKSYTTFVRPTLEYAQTVWDPYQLKQINKIQSIQNNPLAHIPMWSFVSIHPDPDPDDHSAVFPFFL, encoded by the exons ATGGATGGATACACATCCGATAAAGTAAAGGTAAAATCAGGAGTACGACAGGGTACAGTTTTAGGACCCCTCATGTTTTTACTTTACATTAACGACATTACAGAAAATATTACTtcgaaaatgaaattatttgctgatgatt TAATTAAAATCAGTAATAGAAAAAATAATCAACA ATATCTTGGAGTGGAACTTACCCATAACCTAACATGGGGAGCTCACATTGATAAGATTACAAAAACAGCAAATGATACATTAAACATGTTAAGAAGGAATTTTCACAATTGTCctgttgaaattaaaaataaatcatacacgACATTTGTTCGGCCAACACTAGAATATGCGCAGACAGTATGGGATCCATATCaactaaaacaaattaataaaatacaatcaattcAAAACAACCCCCTGGCGCATATACCCATGTGGTCCTTCGTCAGTATCCATCCAGATCCAGATCCAGATGACCACAGTGCTGTTTTTCCATTTTTCCTCTAG
- the LOC140062520 gene encoding putative ammonium transporter 2, protein MDTSSTGSSDDPLGTTYGNTTTEAPIYGFPTSTWDDATWTLTSAFIIFTMQSGFGLLESGSVSQKNEVNIMVKNAVDVLFGGISYWMFGYGLCFGVSKGSNSFVGVGYFFVDADMDDETLGHLFAHFFFQASFATTATTIVSGSLAERTKLEAYIVFSFLNTLVYCFPARWFWAETGWLKSMGAVDIAGAGAVHLVGGVTGLVSTLMLKPRIGRFDADCSDVKNMGSPTNAILGMFMLWWGWLGFNCGSTYGITDYRWEFAARSAVATITSSVAGGTTGILLSYISKRRKFDVSFIINGVLGALVAVTAFCALCRPYEGIIIGAVGALIACCGSVLMEKLKIDDPVGVFPVHGLSAIWSMLAVGVFGRIDTEGNLIRHDGLLSGGGFKLLGIQALGCVAICAWSASCSFILLKLLDITIGLRMSKHEEILGADLTEHSIRGSYDRRTGILRDEQGNLVCVVNKFGDDNYFKELKEIVKQLHFGGSAIDNDVSEYCYGRRKSALGFTRSVSLRRSSRLSRQMSGSRHRHPKSKSHDDTAEDVLSPEDVVLENVHASIKEEIFSIDGILRDNDQLVTDDISINENALNRNDSIGRSNGSNDSGVGM, encoded by the exons ATGGATACTAGTTCTACTGGATCATCAGACGACCCACTGGGTACAACTTACGGAAATACCACGACAGAAGCGCCAATATATGGTTTCCCAACTAGCACGTGGGATGACGCTACATGGACTCTTACAAGTGCGTTCATCATATTTACAATGCAATCTGGTTTTGGTCTTTTAGAATCTGGATCCGTTTCTCAAAAAAATGAAGTTAATATTATGGTAAAAAATGCAGTTGATGTACTATTTGGGGGAATTTCTTACTGGATGTTCGGATACGGATTATGTTTTGGTGTTTCTAAAGGAAGTAATTCGTTCGTGGGAGTTGGATATTTTTTTGTGGATGCAGATATGGACGACGAAACACTGGGACACCTATTCGCGCACTTTTTCTTTCAAGCGTCGTTTGCAACTACGGCAACGACTATTGTTAGTGGCTCGCTTGCAGAGCGCACGAAACTTGAAGCATATATCGTGTTTTCGTTTCTTAACACATTGGTTTATTGCTTTCCTGCTCGGTGGTTCTGGGCCGAAACCGGGTGGCTGAAGTCGATGGGAGCTGTAGATATAGCTGGGGCTGGCGCAGTTCATTTAGTTGGAGGGGTGACAGGTTTAGTTTCTACACTGATGCTTAAACCGAGAATCGGTAGATTTGATGCAGACTGCAGCGATGTTAAAAACATGGGGTCCCCTACCAATGCAATTCTTGGAATGTTTATGTTATG gTGGGGGTGGTTGGGGTTTAATTGTGGCAGTACGTACGGTATAACCGACTATCGTTGGGAATTTGCCGCAAG ATCAGCTGTTGCTACTATTACGTCATCTGTTGCTGGTGGTACCACTGGTATATTGCTTAg CTATATATCTAAAAGGAGGAAGTTTGATGTGTCATTCATTATCAATGGTGTATTGGGAGCCCTGGTGGCCGTAACAG cGTTTTGTGCATTGTGTCGGCCTTATGAGGGTATCATTATTGGAGCTGTCGGAGCACTGATTGCATGTTGTGGGTCAGTTTTAATGGAAAAACTAAAAATAGATGACCCTGTTGGTGTATTTCCGGTTCATGGTTTGAGCGCAATTTGGAGCATGTTAGCTGTTGGCGTGTTTGGCCGTATTGATACTGAAGGCAACCTAATAAGACACGATG gaCTGTTGTCTGGTGGAGGGTTTAAACTACTTGGTATCCAGGCTCTAGGATGTGTAGCAATATGCGCATGGAGCGCTAGCtgttcttttattttacttaaactTCTTGATATAACAATTGGTCTGCGCATGTCGAAACACGAGGAAATACTTGGCGCAGACTTGACAGAGCATTCCATACGAGGCTCTTACGATAGAAGAACTGGTATATTACGAGACGAACAAGGAAATTTGGTCTGTGTTGTAAACAAATTTGGCGATGATAACTATTTTAAAGAACTTAAAGAAATAGTGAAACAACTTCATTTTGGTGGTTCAGCTATTGACAACGATGTCTCAGAATATTGTTACGGGCGACGTAAATCAGCTTTAGGATTCACTCGATCGGTTTCTCTTCGACGATCATCGCGGTTGTCCCGTCAGATGTCGGGGAGTAGGCATAGACATCCAAAGAGCAAATCACACGACGATACAGCAGAAGACGTTCTCAGTCCCGAGGACGTTGTTTTAGAAAACGTTCATGCTTCAATTAAGGAAGAAATATTTTCAATTGATGGGATCTTGAGAGATAATGATCAATTGGTTACTGACGACATCAGCATTAATGAAAATGCACTCAATCGAAATGATAGTATTGGTCGATCGAATGGCAGTAATGATTCAGGGGTCGGCATGTAA
- the LOC140063081 gene encoding putative ammonium transporter 3, whose amino-acid sequence MDAVNCTNATCAPVYDDYIVLETNITEKEQAETSWDDATWILTSSFIIFTMQSGFGLLESGTVSRKNEVNIMVKNAVDVIFGGLSYWLFGYGFIYGDGPWSNPFCGFGHFATDASGDDEMGWTYARFVFQASFATTATTIVSGAMAERAKLDSYCLFSFLNTFVYCFPAHWVWATNGFLYKLGAVDIAGAGVVHLVGGVTGLVATIMMKPRKKRFTGRGPPDMNNPTNALLGMFMLWWGWLGFNCGSTFGISDGKWMLAARAAVTTITASVGGGLIGILLSYITLNKRFDIGYLINSVLGGLVGSTALCAIAKPWECFIIGMGGGLLAVYTGHILEKMEIDDPISVVGVHGTASVWSLLSVGLFGRPDNVDEFNVRSGLFYGGGFTLLGVQLLMTAIIIVWTVVIAFTFLYILNITIGLRCSEEKEILGADFIEHGIHSNLTDFHVQMTKEELEEFKIKYLSKEDPWVPPILQAIFDTVPVKRDRLRKQSASVVGLQNGSQDIASAVQPHQSYANEGFENADLPDIYV is encoded by the exons ATGGATGCTGTAAACTGTACAAATGCAACATGTGCCCCCGTGTACGATGATTATATTGTTTTAGAAACAAACATCACTGAAAAGGAGCAGGCTGAAACTAGCTGGGATGATGCTACGTGGATACTGACAAGTTCTTTTATTATCTTTACTATGCAGTCAG GTTTTGGACTTTTAGAATCAGGGACTGTATCACGTAAAAATGAAGTGAACATTATGGTTAAGAATGCTGTTGATGTCATATTTGGAGGTTTGTCGTATTGGTTGTTTGGCTATGGATTCATTTATGGAGATGGTCCGTGGTCTAATCCATTTTGCG gATTTGGACATTTCGCAACTGACGCATCCGGTGACGATGAGATGGGTTGGACATATGCTCGATTTGTGTTCCAAGCATCATTTGCTACCACAGCAACCACCATTGTATCTG GTGCGATGGCAGAAAGAGCTAAGCTGGATTCGTACTGcttgttttcttttttgaaCACTTTTGTGTACTGTTTTCCTGCACACTGGGTCTGGGCTACAAACGGATTCCTGTATAAACTAGGTGCAGTTGATATAGCCGGCGCAG GTGTGGTACATCTGGTTGGAGGAGTAACTGGTCTTGTAGCAACCATAATGATGAAGCCTAGAAAGAAGCGATTCACTGGTAGAGGTCCGCCTGATATGAACAACCCAACCAATGCTTTGCTGGGCATGTTCATGCTTTGGTGGGGCTGGCTTGGCTTCAACTGTGGAAGTACTTTCGGGATTAGTGATGGAAAATGGATGTTAGCCGCAAG AGCTGCAGTGACAACTATTACAGCATCGGTTGGTGGAGGGCTAATCGGTATTCTTCTCAGCTATATAACCCTCAATAAAAGATTTGACATAGGTTACCTTATAAACAGTGTGTTGGGGGGACTTGTTGGCAGTACAG cTCTGTGTGCAATTGCTAAGCCGTGGGAATGTTTCATCATTGGTATGGGTGGCGGATTATTAGCCGTTTACACCGGACATATATTAGAAAAAATGGAGATTGATGATCCAATCAGTGTAGTCGGTGTTCACGGGACTGCCTCAGTGTGGAGCTTGTTATCCGTTGGCTTATTCGGTAGACCGGATAATGTAGACGAATTCAACGTTAGAAGCG GTCTCTTCTATGGTGGTGGTTTTACGTTGCTTGGCGTTCAACTGCTCATGACGGCCATAATTATTGTCTGGACCGTTGTGATTGCCTTCACATTTTTGTATATTCTTAACATCACTATTGGCCTACG TTGCTCAGAAGAGAAAGAAATCCTAGGAGCTGATTTCATTGAGCACGGAATACATTCAAATTTGACTGATTTTCACGTACAAATGACGAAAGAAGAATTAGAAGAATTTAAGATAAAATATCTGTCAAAAGAGGACCCATGGGTACCACCCATCTTACAGGCAATATTTGACACTGTACCAGTTAAACGTGACAGATTGAGAAAACAGAGTGCTTCTGTGGTGGGGTTACAGAACGGTTCCCAAGACATCGCATCTGCC GTTCAACCACATCAGTCTTATGCCAACGAGGGCTTTGAAAATGCTGACTTGCCTGATATCTATGTTTAA